A single region of the Thermodesulfatator indicus DSM 15286 genome encodes:
- a CDS encoding archease, with product MNPGYETFEHGADIGVRGIGKTLEEAFINAAKALFSLVVINLEEVRPEREVSFEISADTLEDLFVEWLNRLLTEAGMENLVFCQFDCKIENLNLKGQAKGEPIDEERHELGVEVKGATYTMLKVERVNDLWIAQCVVDV from the coding sequence ATGAACCCAGGATACGAAACCTTTGAACACGGAGCTGATATTGGCGTGCGCGGCATCGGCAAGACCCTGGAAGAAGCCTTTATCAATGCGGCCAAGGCCTTATTTAGCCTGGTAGTTATAAATCTTGAAGAGGTAAGACCCGAGCGAGAGGTTTCCTTTGAAATTTCGGCGGACACCTTAGAAGACCTTTTCGTGGAATGGCTTAATCGTCTCCTTACCGAAGCCGGCATGGAAAACTTGGTTTTCTGCCAGTTTGACTGTAAAATAGAAAATTTAAACCTCAAGGGACAGGCCAAAGGCGAACCCATAGACGAAGAACGCCACGAATTAGGCGTGGAAGTCAAAGGCGCTACCTACACCATGTTAAAGGTTGAAAGAGTAAACGATCTCTGGATAGCCCAGTGTGTAGTGGACGTGTAA
- a CDS encoding transposase, with the protein MPRIPRFFMNDPRAAYHIISRTALPGHNVLGPEEKDHLLNLISWLSQVYFVEVYSFAIMGNHFHLLCRMLPGNQFSDEEVKQRVRLYYGKKRKIFFYEDMLKKWKQRLGNLSRYVQDIKQRFSRWYNKRVDRKGYFWADRFKSVIIETGEALLNCLAYIELNPVRAGIVEKPEDYRWCSLGYRSRIGTGKTFLSLDIGLPRYEGKSEKKRLELLREFIYGKGEISEPESGTGKNFRQRTRYFSESLAIGSKSFVKETAVKLKRFLGLRRERKTKNIKDFTEKEMAFI; encoded by the coding sequence ATGCCACGTATCCCACGTTTTTTCATGAATGATCCACGAGCCGCTTATCATATAATTTCCCGCACCGCCCTGCCCGGCCACAACGTACTCGGACCTGAAGAAAAAGATCACCTACTCAATCTTATTAGCTGGCTCTCGCAGGTCTATTTCGTAGAAGTCTATAGCTTTGCCATCATGGGTAACCACTTCCATCTCCTCTGCCGCATGCTCCCTGGAAACCAGTTCTCTGACGAAGAAGTGAAACAACGCGTCAGGCTCTACTACGGCAAGAAACGCAAAATTTTCTTCTATGAAGATATGCTCAAAAAATGGAAACAAAGGCTTGGCAATCTTTCTCGATATGTTCAGGACATTAAACAACGCTTTTCACGCTGGTATAACAAGCGCGTTGACCGCAAAGGTTACTTCTGGGCTGACAGGTTTAAGTCCGTAATCATTGAAACCGGGGAGGCTTTGCTCAACTGCCTGGCTTACATAGAGTTAAACCCGGTGCGGGCTGGGATTGTGGAAAAGCCGGAAGATTATCGCTGGTGCTCGCTGGGATACAGGTCAAGAATAGGGACAGGCAAAACTTTTCTCTCGCTTGATATAGGCCTTCCACGGTATGAAGGAAAAAGCGAGAAAAAGAGATTAGAACTTTTGCGGGAGTTTATTTATGGCAAAGGCGAGATTAGTGAGCCAGAAAGTGGGACAGGCAAAAATTTTAGACAGAGGACCAGGTACTTTAGCGAAAGCTTGGCCATAGGAAGCAAAAGTTTTGTAAAAGAGACAGCCGTAAAATTAAAGAGGTTTCTTGGGCTCAGAAGAGAAAGAAAAACTAAAAATATAAAAGATTTTACGGAAAAAGAGATGGCTTTCATATGA
- a CDS encoding ASKHA domain-containing protein: protein MPDIPVAREIELKLNEPSLANQLADEARVRQKLTEILGEEPKIPLGVLRQLPQVLRDNNFGVKARLLYDGSVWHLAEVLSPRTQKPFLGLGIDLGSTGIVMYLFDFLCLEVIKEHHFKNPQIPFGEDILNRLHFADKPERRKKIHQVTIEALRTETQKLLDDLPENTLYYVAICGNTTMSHFLLNLETRHLYREPYIPAASWIDTLKLSELNLPGHQEGLLFVFPNRGSYFGGDLLAGILATGLHQREEVSILIDVGTNAEVVLGNKDFLLATAGAAGPALEGGILTCGMQAAPGAISRVHIKKGPYALEFETIAGEKPKGLCGSAVIDLLAQMFLAGLIDQRGKFLTEKWPERFKKIEGELAFILVPADESASGKEIYVTQGEIKSIIRSKGAMYTILTVLCQSVGLTFDDIASFYIAGSFGNYIDPEMARLIGMIPDVPLERFKAIGNAAGAGTIAFLKNKDAFRELKKILKNLTYLEMNVQPEFMQLLTGALFLPHTNENLFPNVLKKLNSGTGKN, encoded by the coding sequence ATGCCTGATATTCCCGTAGCCCGGGAAATAGAACTTAAGCTTAATGAGCCCTCTTTAGCTAACCAGCTGGCTGATGAAGCCCGCGTGAGACAGAAACTCACCGAAATTCTGGGTGAAGAACCCAAAATTCCACTCGGTGTCTTAAGGCAACTTCCACAGGTTTTGCGAGATAACAATTTCGGCGTTAAAGCCCGCCTTCTTTATGACGGAAGCGTCTGGCACCTTGCTGAAGTGCTTTCACCTCGTACCCAAAAGCCGTTTCTAGGCCTCGGCATTGACCTGGGAAGCACAGGCATTGTTATGTATCTTTTTGATTTCCTTTGCCTGGAAGTAATCAAAGAACATCATTTTAAAAATCCCCAAATCCCTTTTGGCGAAGATATTCTTAACCGCCTGCATTTTGCCGACAAACCCGAAAGACGAAAAAAAATCCACCAGGTAACTATTGAGGCCTTGCGCACGGAAACGCAAAAACTTCTTGATGATTTACCTGAGAACACGCTCTACTACGTGGCCATCTGTGGCAACACCACCATGAGCCATTTTCTGTTGAACCTTGAGACCAGACATCTTTACCGTGAACCTTATATCCCTGCCGCTAGTTGGATAGACACTTTGAAGTTAAGCGAATTAAACCTCCCGGGCCACCAGGAAGGGCTTCTTTTTGTTTTCCCCAACCGGGGAAGCTATTTCGGCGGAGACCTGCTGGCCGGAATTCTTGCTACCGGCCTTCACCAACGCGAAGAAGTAAGCATCCTCATTGACGTGGGCACCAACGCTGAAGTGGTTCTGGGTAACAAAGACTTTTTGCTGGCCACCGCCGGCGCTGCTGGCCCGGCCTTAGAAGGCGGTATTCTTACCTGCGGCATGCAGGCCGCTCCTGGGGCCATCTCACGGGTGCACATTAAAAAAGGGCCTTACGCCCTTGAGTTTGAAACCATTGCCGGGGAAAAACCTAAAGGCCTTTGCGGCTCAGCGGTAATAGACCTTCTTGCCCAGATGTTTTTAGCTGGTCTTATTGATCAGCGCGGCAAGTTTCTCACTGAAAAGTGGCCGGAGAGATTCAAAAAAATAGAAGGCGAGCTCGCTTTTATACTAGTGCCGGCTGATGAAAGCGCTAGCGGTAAAGAAATTTACGTAACTCAGGGAGAAATTAAAAGCATCATCCGTTCAAAAGGGGCTATGTACACCATACTTACCGTCCTCTGTCAGAGTGTGGGGCTAACTTTTGACGATATCGCAAGCTTTTACATTGCCGGAAGCTTTGGCAATTATATTGACCCGGAGATGGCGAGGCTCATTGGCATGATTCCAGATGTGCCCCTTGAGCGCTTTAAGGCCATAGGTAACGCCGCTGGCGCCGGGACTATCGCCTTTTTAAAAAACAAAGACGCTTTTAGGGAACTCAAAAAAATACTTAAAAACCTCACTTATCTTGAAATGAATGTTCAGCCAGAATTTATGCAACTTTTAACCGGAGCCCTATTTCTCCCACATACCAACGAAAATCTATTCCCCAATGTTTTAAAAAAGCTCAATTCAGGGACAGGCAAAAATTGA
- a CDS encoding protein translocase subunit SecDF — MSRTLKLKIALVVVLTIISVLLVLPSFCPNLPSWYYKYIYKHRLKLGLDLQGGMHLVLKVDIDKAIQNALNASVKDLQQTLARKGIRVTFAERKNPKEAVLVFPNKEALEKAKEIITKDFPSLSIVREQEGKFPRLVVTLSEKQVAFIKEHAVDQSLEIIRNRIDQFGVTEPVIVKEGEDKIVVQLPGVKNPERALKLIGQTAQLEFRLVDDEAMSRIDVAALIDKAIKEGRLKPNASREEINRVLRPYIPPDTEVFFLVEKDPRTGRVIKQPLLLKKQVLLTGDMVKDARVRIGGPYNEPYVALEFTDRGARIFERVTGENVGKRLAIVLDGVVRSAPVIREKISGGQAQITGAFTYEEAADLAIVLRAGALPAPVKVIQNITVGPSLGHDSIKKGLTSGLIGAALVILFMIVYYRFAGLVADVAILLNVLMLLAALSLLQATLTLPGIAGIILLVGMGVDSNVLIFERMREELLLGRSPRSAIFAGYDRAFWTIIDANVTTLITALALFLFGTGPIKGFAVTLSTGIIINLFTSIFATRTFYELLIAKGKIPKINFMTVIKETSFDFMGFRKYAAIFSGALVLLGIIGSIQIYRGAANLGVDFSGGVLAYYRAEKPFKLDKIRKALKDAGITGFSLQDVKNENMLLVKLRKKTETVGDLEAQVRKVLQEKFPTLKFKLEGKEEIGAAVSKELKHKAILAIVISFAGLLIYLAFRFNLNFGLAAAAATMHDVLAVTGLFYLFNREISLLFVTSLLTLAGYSLNDTVVVFDRIRENIKKYHGKLSFVEIINKSINEMLARTIITAGTTLIVVLAILFFGGVVLRDFALALAIGIVVGTYSSIFVASPIVYWLQKGKTPEIKS; from the coding sequence ATGTCTCGCACGCTCAAACTGAAGATAGCCTTGGTTGTCGTGCTAACTATTATTTCTGTACTTTTGGTCTTACCTTCATTTTGTCCCAATCTCCCCTCTTGGTACTACAAATACATTTACAAACACCGTCTCAAGCTCGGTTTAGACCTCCAGGGTGGGATGCACTTAGTACTCAAAGTTGATATTGATAAGGCCATTCAAAACGCCTTAAATGCCTCAGTAAAAGACTTACAACAAACCCTTGCCAGAAAAGGCATTAGAGTCACTTTTGCTGAAAGAAAAAATCCCAAAGAAGCGGTTCTTGTTTTCCCAAATAAAGAGGCCCTTGAAAAGGCTAAAGAAATAATAACCAAAGACTTTCCTTCTTTGAGTATTGTACGTGAGCAAGAAGGGAAATTCCCTCGTCTAGTGGTAACTCTTTCAGAAAAACAAGTAGCCTTTATAAAGGAACATGCCGTTGATCAATCCCTTGAAATAATTCGCAATCGTATTGACCAATTTGGAGTAACTGAGCCGGTAATCGTTAAAGAAGGTGAAGATAAAATAGTTGTCCAGCTCCCTGGGGTAAAGAACCCAGAGCGGGCTCTAAAACTTATCGGCCAGACGGCCCAGCTTGAATTTCGCCTGGTTGACGATGAAGCTATGTCTCGCATAGATGTGGCCGCTTTAATAGATAAAGCTATAAAAGAAGGCCGCCTTAAGCCGAATGCTTCTCGTGAAGAAATAAACCGGGTATTAAGACCATACATTCCCCCTGATACAGAAGTCTTCTTCCTGGTAGAAAAAGACCCTCGCACTGGTCGAGTTATCAAACAGCCTTTGCTTTTAAAGAAACAAGTCTTGCTCACCGGCGATATGGTTAAAGATGCCCGGGTAAGAATCGGCGGCCCCTATAATGAACCCTATGTAGCCCTTGAATTTACCGACCGCGGGGCCCGTATTTTTGAAAGAGTAACCGGTGAAAATGTAGGCAAAAGACTTGCAATTGTACTTGACGGAGTAGTTCGTTCTGCTCCGGTGATCCGGGAAAAAATTTCAGGAGGCCAGGCCCAGATAACCGGGGCATTTACTTACGAAGAAGCGGCTGACTTAGCCATTGTTCTTAGGGCTGGTGCGCTCCCTGCACCGGTAAAGGTCATCCAGAACATTACTGTAGGGCCAAGCCTTGGGCATGACTCCATTAAGAAGGGCTTAACCTCAGGCCTAATTGGCGCGGCCCTGGTAATACTTTTTATGATTGTTTATTACCGCTTTGCCGGCCTGGTGGCAGATGTGGCTATTCTTTTGAACGTGCTTATGCTACTTGCCGCCCTTTCTCTCCTGCAGGCCACTCTTACTCTTCCGGGCATTGCCGGTATTATCTTGCTGGTAGGCATGGGAGTTGATTCAAACGTGCTCATTTTTGAGCGCATGCGTGAGGAGTTGCTCCTTGGGCGTTCACCACGGTCGGCTATATTTGCTGGCTATGACAGAGCCTTCTGGACTATTATTGACGCTAACGTAACTACCTTGATTACCGCCCTTGCTCTTTTCTTGTTTGGAACCGGGCCAATCAAAGGTTTTGCTGTAACCCTTTCCACTGGTATCATTATCAACCTCTTCACTTCTATTTTTGCCACCAGAACTTTCTATGAGCTTCTTATCGCTAAAGGGAAAATTCCTAAAATCAACTTCATGACCGTCATTAAGGAAACCTCCTTTGACTTTATGGGTTTCCGTAAATACGCCGCTATTTTTTCAGGTGCGCTTGTTCTTTTGGGTATTATTGGATCTATCCAGATATACCGGGGAGCAGCCAATCTGGGAGTAGATTTTAGTGGAGGAGTACTTGCTTATTATCGGGCAGAAAAACCTTTCAAACTAGATAAAATTAGAAAAGCTCTAAAAGACGCTGGAATTACCGGGTTCTCTCTTCAGGATGTAAAAAATGAAAACATGCTTTTAGTCAAACTTCGTAAAAAAACAGAAACTGTAGGGGACTTAGAAGCTCAGGTAAGAAAAGTTTTACAAGAAAAATTCCCTACACTTAAGTTTAAGCTTGAGGGCAAAGAAGAAATAGGCGCGGCTGTAAGTAAAGAGTTAAAACACAAGGCCATTTTAGCTATTGTTATTTCCTTTGCCGGGCTGTTAATATATCTTGCCTTTCGCTTTAATCTGAATTTTGGGCTAGCTGCGGCAGCGGCTACTATGCACGATGTCTTGGCTGTAACCGGACTCTTTTATCTCTTTAACCGTGAGATCTCTTTGTTATTCGTCACCTCTTTGCTCACCCTGGCAGGGTATTCTCTCAACGACACTGTAGTAGTTTTTGACCGTATCCGCGAAAATATAAAGAAATATCACGGTAAATTGAGTTTTGTTGAAATTATAAACAAGAGCATTAACGAAATGCTTGCCCGTACTATTATCACCGCTGGCACAACACTTATCGTAGTTCTGGCTATTCTTTTCTTTGGTGGAGTAGTACTGCGCGATTTTGCTTTAGCACTGGCTATTGGTATTGTTGTAGGGACTTATAGCTCGATCTTTGTGGCCAGCCCAATTGTTTACTGGCTACAAAAAGGAAAAACTCCTGAAATAAAAAGCTAA
- a CDS encoding DNA internalization-related competence protein ComEC/Rec2, whose product MALFWAGGLFLAWERAFILAPLLLTLLLISRLNCSKFWPFCLAGLLAFFLGLKIFPPPQEINLKKSKGEFIFLLESPLIPGEWAQRAEAKLIPSKEKAILYFPTYIHLNPGEKFKAYTTLRPPRGHLNPFSGSLARQKLAQGFKFTGYVRKVEKLEQVEKKPIALLRAKLFTFAENLSPQARGLFECLILGEKRNIPLSLREKFEKTGLFHLLAVSGLHIAILFGLIVFVFRKILLVLPTNIITRLLNKFTAKQWCYLLAFPLVLAYVLVSGPSPSALRAFVMFTLYGLALWCWREIRGFDLLALAVILILLFQPEAVGSLSFRLSVSAVIGLLLAHRLLKRLPENLNPVVNYLVNGLGYSLAASLFTAPFIFWLKGSISPWAPLTNLIAIPLWGFLVLPLEFLATGTALLGLSWAKVPAELAAKVISWPILPLPQITAPYPIGAFLLTFLLLAIALAMVKINRRFALGIGLFTLALGLWFYRANQELSYVMILDIGQGSCAVAKNTEKGVILFDTGPARGPYDSAIFVTLPLLHKMGILQVQTIVISHFQADHAGGLKSILKEYPQAQVFSPEKIPGQLSQLHFYPANSFFKGNDSSLVSRLNLKGFTFLFPGDITRGRELTLIKENIKADVLILPHHGSNTSSSYPFLKKVEPILAISSSRWQKHPSKKILKRLADLNIPHYGTKTSGALTVFVENGRIFLCEEVKRRKAPLLMRALWPYLRTGCTEVKI is encoded by the coding sequence ATGGCCCTTTTCTGGGCCGGCGGGCTTTTTCTGGCCTGGGAAAGGGCTTTTATTCTTGCGCCTTTACTTTTAACACTTTTGCTGATCAGCCGGCTTAATTGCTCAAAATTTTGGCCTTTTTGTCTGGCCGGGCTTTTAGCTTTCTTTTTGGGCTTAAAAATCTTCCCACCGCCGCAAGAGATTAATCTTAAAAAAAGTAAGGGCGAATTTATTTTTTTACTTGAAAGCCCGCTTATTCCCGGTGAATGGGCCCAGCGTGCAGAAGCAAAACTTATCCCTTCAAAAGAAAAGGCTATACTCTATTTTCCCACTTATATTCACTTAAACCCTGGTGAAAAATTTAAAGCTTACACTACCTTGAGGCCTCCACGCGGACATCTAAACCCGTTTTCTGGAAGCCTTGCCCGCCAAAAATTAGCCCAGGGGTTTAAATTTACCGGCTATGTACGAAAAGTAGAAAAACTTGAACAAGTAGAAAAAAAGCCCATAGCTCTCCTTAGAGCGAAACTATTTACCTTTGCCGAAAATCTTTCTCCGCAGGCCAGAGGGCTTTTTGAATGCTTAATCCTTGGCGAAAAAAGAAATATTCCCTTATCGCTCAGGGAAAAATTTGAAAAAACCGGGCTTTTCCATCTCTTAGCGGTTTCAGGGTTACATATCGCCATTTTGTTCGGGCTAATTGTTTTTGTTTTTCGTAAAATCTTGTTGGTATTGCCAACTAACATCATAACCAGGCTTCTCAACAAGTTTACGGCCAAACAATGGTGCTATTTGCTGGCCTTTCCTCTGGTTCTGGCTTATGTTTTAGTTTCCGGGCCAAGCCCTTCAGCTTTAAGGGCCTTCGTAATGTTTACTCTCTACGGGCTGGCCCTCTGGTGCTGGCGTGAGATTCGCGGGTTTGACCTCCTGGCCTTAGCCGTAATTTTAATCCTTCTATTTCAACCAGAGGCCGTGGGCTCTCTTTCTTTCAGGCTCTCAGTAAGTGCCGTAATCGGGTTACTTTTGGCCCATCGTCTGCTCAAGAGATTGCCTGAAAACTTAAATCCTGTAGTCAACTATCTGGTAAATGGCCTGGGGTATTCCCTGGCGGCGAGTCTTTTTACAGCCCCTTTTATTTTCTGGTTGAAGGGCTCAATTTCACCCTGGGCACCTTTGACAAACCTAATTGCTATTCCCCTCTGGGGATTTTTAGTACTTCCCCTTGAGTTTTTAGCGACCGGCACCGCCCTACTGGGGCTCTCCTGGGCCAAAGTACCCGCTGAACTTGCCGCCAAAGTGATTTCCTGGCCCATACTCCCGCTCCCCCAGATAACAGCGCCTTATCCTATAGGCGCCTTTTTGTTAACCTTTCTTTTGTTGGCCATCGCCCTGGCTATGGTCAAAATAAACCGTCGGTTTGCTTTAGGGATAGGCCTGTTTACACTGGCCTTAGGGCTCTGGTTCTACCGGGCCAACCAGGAACTCTCTTACGTAATGATTTTAGACATAGGCCAGGGAAGTTGTGCGGTAGCCAAAAACACGGAAAAAGGTGTCATTTTGTTTGACACTGGCCCGGCCCGAGGCCCTTACGACAGCGCTATCTTCGTAACTCTACCTCTACTTCATAAAATGGGAATCTTGCAGGTTCAAACCATAGTTATTTCTCACTTCCAGGCAGACCACGCTGGCGGTCTAAAAAGTATTCTTAAGGAATATCCCCAGGCCCAGGTCTTTAGCCCCGAAAAAATTCCCGGCCAATTAAGCCAGCTTCACTTCTATCCGGCTAATAGCTTTTTCAAAGGTAATGACTCGAGCCTGGTGAGCAGGCTCAATCTAAAAGGCTTTACCTTTCTTTTCCCTGGAGACATAACCCGAGGGCGGGAATTAACTCTCATCAAAGAGAATATAAAAGCTGACGTTTTAATTTTGCCGCATCACGGTTCAAACACGTCATCAAGTTATCCTTTTCTCAAGAAAGTAGAACCGATTTTGGCTATTTCATCTTCCCGCTGGCAAAAACACCCTTCAAAAAAGATCTTAAAGAGGCTTGCGGACCTGAACATACCCCATTACGGCACCAAGACCTCAGGCGCTCTAACGGTCTTTGTAGAAAATGGCCGCATTTTCTTGTGCGAAGAAGTTAAAAGGCGTAAAGCCCCTCTTTTAATGAGGGCGTTGTGGCCTTATCTTAGAACTGGATGCACGGAGGTGAAAATATGA
- a CDS encoding Lon protease family protein, giving the protein MTVTVKTLKPEEVRLTVAPSDLKVTSFEELLETLETEKPIMAQERAIRALDFGLNFEDLDFHMYVAGTPELGTSYITRALVESQARERPTPSDWCYVYNFKDPDVPKALELPPGKGREFQKDMADLIETLRQKIPEAFESEAYITKKEQIIREFNVTRAKIFEELEQKVKAEGFILNVEPFGMMIIPAKPDGTPMTPEDVKELPEEVKENLKRKSEFLQKELNATARRIQQLEKDLRQKLKELDREVALNVVGSFIQELREKYATTKGVVSFLNEVQEDIIKHLDDFRQKPAPQPPMPFPMPPAQPSFTRYEVNVFVDNSECQGAPVIFEPNPTYTNLFGTIERKAQFGALITDFTMLKAGSLHKANGGFLIVRALDLLKYPFSWENLKRAIKTRKIYLEDLAEQIGLFTTKTLKPEPIPFRAKVVLQGDPFIYHLLYIYDENFREVFKVKAHLDRWVDRTEETTRQFLQAVAAMVKHNQLLPLENDALAKIVEYSCELAGRQDKLSLELPVIQDVLKEAHFWAKREQKEAINAFHIEKAINERKFRANLSEERLQEMIEKDIIKIQVDGELCGSINGLSVYDLGDYSFGRPTRITANISLGKEGVVNIEREADLSGKIHTKGVLILAGFLRERFVHDKPLTLTATLCFEQSYGLVDGDSASSAELFALISALSGVPIYQGIAVTGSVSQKGDIQPVGGINQKIEGFYKVCKAKGLNGKQGVIIPQANVKELMLDKEVVKAIEEGQFHIWAISRVEEGIEILTGKPAGERKPDGTYPEGTIFYLVDQKLRELAKLARDFAKEEKK; this is encoded by the coding sequence ATGACAGTTACAGTAAAAACCTTAAAGCCAGAAGAAGTGAGGTTAACAGTTGCCCCCTCTGATCTGAAAGTTACTTCATTTGAAGAACTTCTAGAAACTCTTGAGACTGAAAAACCAATAATGGCCCAGGAAAGAGCTATAAGGGCACTTGATTTTGGTCTAAACTTTGAAGACTTAGATTTTCACATGTACGTGGCCGGTACTCCTGAGCTTGGTACAAGCTACATCACGCGTGCTCTAGTGGAAAGTCAAGCCCGCGAAAGACCAACCCCCTCTGACTGGTGCTATGTTTATAACTTTAAAGACCCAGATGTTCCTAAAGCCCTTGAACTTCCGCCTGGTAAGGGCCGAGAATTTCAAAAAGATATGGCTGATCTTATTGAAACTCTTCGGCAAAAGATTCCCGAGGCCTTTGAAAGTGAAGCTTACATTACCAAAAAAGAACAAATTATTCGCGAATTCAATGTCACTAGGGCTAAGATATTTGAAGAACTTGAACAAAAAGTAAAGGCCGAAGGTTTCATCTTAAATGTAGAGCCTTTTGGTATGATGATTATTCCTGCCAAACCAGATGGTACCCCTATGACTCCTGAGGATGTAAAAGAACTCCCTGAAGAAGTAAAAGAGAATTTAAAACGTAAAAGTGAATTCCTGCAAAAAGAGCTTAACGCCACAGCCAGACGTATTCAACAGTTGGAAAAAGACTTGCGCCAGAAACTCAAAGAACTTGACCGAGAAGTGGCCCTAAATGTAGTAGGAAGTTTTATTCAGGAACTTCGGGAAAAATACGCTACCACAAAGGGTGTAGTTTCCTTTTTAAACGAGGTTCAAGAAGATATTATCAAGCACTTAGATGATTTTCGTCAGAAGCCTGCCCCTCAACCACCCATGCCTTTTCCTATGCCCCCAGCGCAACCTTCTTTTACCCGTTATGAAGTAAACGTATTTGTGGATAACTCGGAATGCCAGGGAGCACCGGTTATTTTTGAACCCAATCCCACTTATACCAATCTTTTTGGCACTATTGAAAGAAAGGCTCAGTTTGGCGCTCTCATAACAGATTTTACCATGCTTAAGGCTGGAAGCCTTCACAAGGCCAATGGTGGTTTTCTTATTGTGCGAGCCCTTGACCTATTAAAGTATCCCTTTAGCTGGGAAAACTTAAAAAGGGCTATAAAGACCCGCAAAATTTACCTGGAAGACCTGGCTGAACAAATTGGTCTTTTTACTACCAAAACATTGAAGCCAGAGCCTATTCCTTTTCGGGCCAAGGTTGTTCTCCAGGGAGACCCTTTCATTTATCATCTACTTTATATTTACGATGAAAATTTTAGAGAAGTCTTTAAAGTAAAAGCCCATCTTGACCGCTGGGTTGACCGTACCGAAGAAACCACGAGACAATTTTTACAGGCCGTAGCGGCCATGGTGAAACATAATCAACTACTTCCTCTGGAAAACGATGCCCTGGCCAAAATTGTAGAATACTCCTGTGAGCTGGCTGGCCGCCAAGACAAACTTTCCCTTGAACTCCCTGTTATTCAAGATGTACTCAAAGAAGCCCATTTCTGGGCCAAACGAGAACAAAAAGAGGCTATAAATGCCTTTCATATAGAAAAAGCTATCAATGAAAGAAAGTTTCGAGCCAATCTATCTGAAGAACGTCTTCAAGAAATGATTGAAAAAGACATTATTAAAATCCAGGTGGACGGAGAGCTATGTGGGAGCATAAATGGCCTTTCGGTTTATGACTTAGGTGATTACTCTTTTGGCCGTCCAACGCGCATTACGGCCAATATTTCTCTCGGCAAAGAAGGAGTTGTTAACATTGAGAGAGAAGCAGATCTTTCCGGGAAAATCCATACTAAAGGTGTATTAATTCTTGCTGGCTTTTTGCGGGAAAGATTCGTTCACGATAAACCCCTTACCCTTACCGCCACTTTATGTTTTGAACAAAGTTATGGCCTGGTAGATGGTGACTCGGCTTCAAGTGCCGAGCTTTTCGCCCTTATTTCTGCTCTGTCAGGAGTGCCTATATATCAAGGCATTGCTGTTACTGGCTCGGTTAGCCAAAAAGGTGATATTCAACCTGTAGGGGGCATTAATCAAAAAATTGAAGGGTTTTATAAAGTTTGTAAGGCTAAAGGTCTTAACGGAAAGCAAGGGGTTATAATCCCACAAGCTAATGTCAAAGAACTCATGCTTGATAAAGAAGTTGTTAAGGCTATAGAGGAAGGGCAATTCCACATTTGGGCCATTTCCCGGGTGGAAGAGGGTATTGAAATTCTTACAGGAAAACCAGCTGGTGAAAGAAAACCCGATGGTACTTATCCAGAAGGGACAATTTTTTATCTGGTTGACCAAAAACTTAGAGAATTAGCCAAATTGGCCAGAGATTTTGCCAAAGAAGAAAAAAAATAA
- a CDS encoding chaperone modulator CbpM has protein sequence MAIYYEMKIICEKVGLTPKTLRVWMEEGLISPRREGRRYLFDEEDLKRLLLIRRLRDDLGVNLAGIDIILQLLDRVQELEKEIERLKGALGEGCPPRLIS, from the coding sequence ATGGCGATATATTATGAAATGAAGATTATTTGCGAAAAAGTAGGCTTAACCCCTAAAACCTTGCGCGTGTGGATGGAAGAAGGGCTTATTTCGCCACGCCGTGAAGGCAGGCGCTACCTATTTGACGAAGAAGACCTAAAGCGCCTCCTTCTAATAAGACGCCTAAGAGATGATTTAGGAGTAAACTTGGCTGGCATTGACATTATTTTGCAATTATTAGACAGAGTCCAAGAACTAGAAAAAGAGATTGAGCGTCTTAAAGGCGCTTTGGGAGAAGGTTGTCCTCCAAGGCTTATAAGCTAA